From one Bacteroidales bacterium genomic stretch:
- a CDS encoding sugar phosphate isomerase/epimerase has protein sequence MNRRNFVKKTALGSIAVTTAPAVGFAANNRLSSRDIKVGMMWGTINVGDSIREKFELSKKAELDGIEVSSHLDRKEVLKACEATKLKIPSVCGSKHWDLPLSSPDAAIRRKGRDALKVTLEDASTYGADTILLVPGVVDETTSYEECWYRTIEEIKKVIPLAEKLNVTIAIENVWNNFLLSPIEARYYLDQFSSPYVKFYFDCGNILMYGWPEQWINILGQRIAKVHIKEFSREKADNEGRWAGFEVALREGDVNWAAVMKALDNIGYKDWMTLEQGGADSLEGMKTLVRKTREILRN, from the coding sequence ATGAATAGAAGAAATTTTGTAAAAAAAACGGCATTGGGCTCAATAGCGGTTACCACTGCGCCTGCAGTTGGGTTTGCTGCTAATAACCGACTATCTTCCAGGGATATAAAAGTTGGTATGATGTGGGGTACTATCAATGTAGGTGATTCCATCAGAGAAAAGTTTGAGCTTTCAAAAAAAGCGGAATTAGATGGCATTGAAGTTTCAAGTCATCTGGATAGAAAGGAAGTTTTAAAAGCCTGCGAAGCCACCAAATTGAAGATTCCAAGTGTTTGTGGGTCAAAACACTGGGATTTGCCTTTATCTTCTCCTGATGCAGCGATTCGCAGAAAAGGTAGGGATGCTCTGAAAGTGACACTTGAAGACGCCAGTACTTACGGAGCAGATACCATTCTTTTGGTTCCCGGTGTGGTAGATGAGACAACCAGTTACGAGGAATGCTGGTATCGGACCATAGAAGAGATAAAAAAAGTGATTCCTCTGGCAGAAAAATTAAATGTTACCATTGCGATAGAAAATGTATGGAATAACTTCCTTCTCAGTCCTATTGAGGCGAGGTATTATCTTGATCAATTTTCAAGTCCCTATGTGAAGTTTTATTTTGATTGTGGAAATATTCTGATGTATGGATGGCCCGAACAATGGATTAATATTTTGGGTCAACGTATTGCAAAAGTCCATATAAAAGAGTTTAGTCGCGAAAAGGCGGACAATGAAGGGAGATGGGCCGGTTTTGAAGTTGCATTGAGAGAAGGTGATGTGAATTGGGCTGCGGTTATGAAAGCCCTCGACAATATCGGTTACAAAGATTGGATGACCCTTGAACAAGGAGGAGCTGATAGTCTGGAAGGAATGAAGACCCTTGTGAGGAAGACCCGGGAAATTTTAAGAAACTAA
- a CDS encoding DUF1080 domain-containing protein, which yields MRKTAWFIFSILFAFAIKGLSAQEKVSTFGQELQYNQLISEKASEGKEVNWFQVNTEPDTWKLKDEVLICSGDPIGVIRSEKKYENFILHIEWKHMEAGGNSGTFVWSSAVPGDNRLPDGVEVQMLELDWVNQNTRNGEKPPLAYVHGELFGVGGVEVVPDNPRGKRSKSVENRCKGKGKWNTYDVVCIDGTIKLSVNGKFVNGISESSQQKGYICLESEGAEIHFRNIKIIELPE from the coding sequence ATGAGAAAGACAGCATGGTTTATTTTTTCTATCCTTTTTGCTTTTGCAATTAAAGGTTTATCTGCCCAGGAGAAAGTTTCCACTTTTGGTCAGGAGCTTCAATACAATCAGCTAATTTCAGAGAAAGCTTCCGAAGGTAAGGAGGTGAACTGGTTTCAGGTAAACACAGAACCAGATACATGGAAGCTTAAAGATGAGGTGTTGATTTGTTCAGGAGATCCCATTGGCGTGATCCGCAGTGAAAAGAAGTATGAAAATTTTATCCTGCATATTGAATGGAAGCACATGGAGGCAGGCGGCAATTCGGGCACTTTTGTTTGGAGCAGTGCTGTTCCTGGGGATAATCGCCTCCCCGACGGTGTGGAAGTACAAATGCTCGAGCTTGACTGGGTGAACCAAAATACGCGAAATGGCGAAAAGCCGCCCCTTGCCTATGTACATGGCGAATTGTTTGGAGTTGGTGGGGTAGAAGTGGTACCGGATAACCCGCGCGGAAAACGCAGCAAGTCGGTTGAGAACCGCTGCAAAGGAAAAGGAAAATGGAATACCTACGATGTAGTTTGTATAGACGGAACCATTAAACTCTCGGTAAACGGGAAATTTGTGAACGGCATCAGCGAATCTTCCCAACAGAAAGGATATATCTGCCTGGAATCAGAAGGAGCAGAAATCCACTTCAGAAATATTAAAATTATTGAATTACCCGAATAG
- a CDS encoding DUF393 domain-containing protein, whose product MDALINLQPIVLFDGYCNLCSGSVVLVLKREWGNISRFASLQSDVDGQILSEMVVYQKVPV is encoded by the coding sequence TTGGATGCCCTTATCAACCTACAACCAATTGTCCTCTTCGATGGTTACTGCAACTTGTGCAGCGGTTCGGTAGTTTTGGTGCTGAAGCGGGAGTGGGGAAATATTTCCCGCTTTGCCTCCCTGCAATCAGATGTTGACGGCCAGATTCTTTCGGAGATGGTAGTATATCAAAAAGTACCTGTATAA
- a CDS encoding class I mannose-6-phosphate isomerase, with the protein MRELYPFKFKPVFKEVIWGDQRLRTELNKDIPTDQKIGESWELSAVKDNYSVVKNGFLVGNTLPELIEVYMGDLVGEKIFDTYGEKFPLLFKFIDANDVLSIQVHPDDEMARERHNDNGKTEMWYVIAAEEGAELISGFNREMDKETYLRHLNNNTLPEILNHEKVQAGDVFYLPAGRVHAIGAGILLAEIQQTSDITYRIYDWNRVGKDGKPRQLHTDQALDAIDYTYYGEYKTHYELKKNESSPVVRCDYFTTNILELDKPRQRDMIELDSFVVYMCMDGKVEITYNEENSVLIEKGETILVPASIEHLVYIPHPSVKLLEVYIGE; encoded by the coding sequence ATGAGAGAATTATATCCATTTAAATTCAAGCCTGTTTTTAAAGAGGTTATTTGGGGCGATCAACGGTTAAGGACAGAACTGAACAAAGATATTCCCACCGATCAGAAAATAGGTGAGAGCTGGGAACTTTCCGCTGTAAAAGATAATTACTCGGTGGTTAAGAATGGCTTTTTGGTCGGTAACACCCTGCCGGAATTAATTGAAGTATATATGGGGGATCTGGTAGGGGAGAAAATATTTGACACCTATGGTGAAAAGTTTCCTTTGCTCTTCAAATTCATCGATGCCAATGATGTTTTGTCCATCCAGGTGCATCCCGATGATGAGATGGCCAGAGAGCGGCATAACGACAACGGCAAAACCGAGATGTGGTATGTGATTGCTGCCGAGGAAGGTGCGGAACTTATTTCCGGTTTCAACCGGGAGATGGATAAGGAAACCTACCTCAGGCATCTCAATAACAATACATTGCCTGAAATTTTAAATCATGAAAAAGTGCAGGCCGGAGATGTTTTTTATCTTCCGGCAGGCAGGGTGCATGCCATAGGTGCCGGTATTCTGCTGGCCGAAATCCAGCAGACTTCCGACATTACTTATCGCATCTATGACTGGAACAGAGTGGGGAAGGATGGTAAGCCCAGGCAACTGCATACCGACCAGGCCCTGGATGCCATCGATTATACATATTACGGGGAATATAAAACACATTATGAACTTAAAAAGAATGAGTCTTCTCCGGTTGTCCGATGTGATTACTTCACCACCAATATTCTTGAACTGGATAAACCCCGTCAAAGGGACATGATAGAGCTGGATTCCTTCGTTGTGTATATGTGTATGGATGGTAAGGTGGAAATAACCTACAATGAGGAGAATTCAGTGTTAATAGAAAAAGGTGAAACAATACTTGTTCCCGCTTCTATAGAACATCTGGTTTATATACCTCATCCTTCGGTTAAATTGCTGGAGGTATATATTGGAGAATAG
- a CDS encoding Gfo/Idh/MocA family oxidoreductase — protein MKNNVNRRNFLKTTTVAGLGLAFTPGSALGKSSYGSQNNVSIGFIGVGGRGRSHLGLISQRKDVVIPAICDIDSEAIAKTQKLLKDNGLEEAETYTDHEYAYRKLLEREDIDGVLIATPWVWHSPMAVDAMKAGKYVGLEVPAATTLEGCWDLVHAHEESGTQLMFLENVNYAREVLAVLQMLRDNLFGTPVHATCGYKHDLRGVKFEGAEFGKNTSGESRWRTQHSLKRNADLYPTHGVGPVAKWFNINRGNQFEYLTSVATKSAGLHEYIVSQGGSDHPNAKLDWELGDIVTTIIKTANGESIVISHDTNLPRPYSWGFTLHGTGGVWNGQYEGRRIYIEGKSKHHQWETGDDYDAWMKKYDHPLWKKYEKAAREAGHGGIDYFTDRTFVECVKQNAHPPMDVYDAAAWSSITPLSEKSVSLGSQPVNFPDFTGGRWIHREEPIFGRSKIF, from the coding sequence ATGAAAAACAATGTAAATCGCCGGAACTTTCTTAAAACCACTACTGTCGCCGGACTCGGACTAGCTTTTACTCCGGGTTCTGCGCTTGGAAAAAGCTCTTATGGGAGTCAAAATAATGTATCAATCGGATTTATCGGAGTAGGAGGTAGAGGAAGGTCTCATCTCGGTCTCATTTCACAAAGAAAGGATGTTGTTATTCCTGCCATCTGTGATATTGATTCCGAAGCCATTGCCAAGACCCAAAAGTTATTGAAGGATAATGGCCTTGAAGAAGCAGAAACGTATACCGATCATGAGTATGCTTACCGCAAACTTTTGGAACGGGAGGATATTGACGGAGTTCTGATTGCAACCCCCTGGGTATGGCATTCACCTATGGCAGTAGATGCTATGAAAGCCGGAAAGTATGTTGGATTGGAAGTTCCTGCTGCTACTACTCTGGAAGGTTGCTGGGACTTGGTACATGCCCACGAAGAATCAGGAACTCAGTTGATGTTTCTGGAAAATGTAAATTATGCCCGGGAGGTATTGGCTGTATTGCAAATGTTGCGGGATAATCTTTTTGGAACTCCGGTTCATGCAACATGTGGGTACAAGCATGATCTGAGAGGCGTGAAATTTGAAGGAGCAGAATTCGGAAAAAATACGAGTGGAGAATCCAGATGGAGAACCCAGCATTCACTGAAAAGAAATGCAGACCTTTATCCCACTCATGGGGTGGGACCCGTAGCCAAATGGTTCAATATTAATAGAGGAAACCAGTTTGAGTACCTTACGTCTGTGGCTACCAAATCGGCAGGATTACATGAATATATTGTCAGTCAGGGAGGTTCCGATCATCCCAATGCAAAGCTCGACTGGGAACTGGGAGATATCGTTACGACCATAATAAAAACCGCTAACGGGGAAAGTATAGTCATCAGTCATGACACCAATTTGCCCCGTCCGTATTCCTGGGGATTTACGCTTCATGGCACCGGAGGTGTATGGAACGGCCAATATGAGGGCAGAAGGATATATATAGAAGGCAAATCCAAACACCATCAGTGGGAAACCGGTGATGATTACGATGCCTGGATGAAGAAATATGACCATCCCCTGTGGAAGAAATACGAAAAAGCAGCCAGAGAGGCAGGACATGGAGGAATTGATTATTTTACCGACCGTACCTTTGTGGAATGTGTGAAACAAAATGCACATCCTCCCATGGATGTTTACGATGCTGCCGCCTGGAGTTCCATAACCCCGTTATCTGAAAAGTCTGTCTCACTGGGCAGCCAGCCGGTCAATTTTCCGGACTTCACCGGAGGAAGATGGATACACAGAGAAGAACCCATTTTCGGTCGTTCAAAGATATTCTGA
- a CDS encoding aminotransferase class IV: MNDDAGTYYLLNDRLKPEDDFYREEASGGFSVYEIVRVKDSVAVFLEDHLHRLYHSLELENLGIKENEEAIRNQIRKLIRKNPVRSGKIRIVVNFYNYPQPRDYDLWFYFDRYEPPTKHQYQNGVATTLCRAVRNDPNVKMLNTQARLKADDRIRESSVYEALLVDEEGYIYEGSRSNIFFITGSKLVTPPDEKVLQGIARSKILEICQAHHLDLQKRKVHQKELNEFGTAFLSGTTPKILPIRRIDNIYFSPENSLMAFLMQAYEDMVEKYINERQSYEMQ; the protein is encoded by the coding sequence ATGAATGATGACGCTGGTACATATTATTTGCTGAATGACCGGTTGAAGCCGGAGGACGATTTTTATAGAGAAGAGGCTTCAGGTGGGTTTTCAGTATATGAAATTGTTCGGGTAAAAGATTCCGTGGCAGTTTTTCTGGAAGATCATCTGCATCGGCTTTATCACTCCCTGGAATTAGAAAACCTTGGAATTAAGGAGAATGAAGAGGCAATAAGGAATCAGATCCGCAAACTGATAAGGAAAAATCCGGTGCGTTCGGGAAAGATCAGAATCGTGGTAAACTTTTACAATTATCCGCAGCCCCGGGATTATGATCTGTGGTTTTATTTTGACCGTTATGAGCCGCCCACAAAGCATCAATATCAAAATGGTGTGGCAACGACCCTTTGCCGGGCCGTACGAAATGATCCCAACGTGAAAATGCTTAATACACAAGCTCGGCTCAAGGCTGACGACAGGATCCGGGAATCATCAGTTTACGAAGCTTTGCTTGTGGATGAGGAGGGTTATATTTATGAAGGAAGCCGGTCGAATATTTTCTTCATAACAGGCAGCAAGCTCGTTACCCCTCCCGATGAGAAGGTATTGCAAGGTATCGCCCGAAGTAAGATCCTGGAGATATGCCAGGCGCACCATCTGGATTTACAAAAGCGGAAAGTGCATCAGAAGGAGTTGAATGAATTTGGAACTGCGTTTCTTTCGGGAACTACACCTAAGATTTTGCCCATCAGGCGAATCGACAATATTTATTTTTCCCCGGAGAATTCACTGATGGCTTTTCTGATGCAGGCCTATGAGGATATGGTAGAAAAATATATCAACGAAAGGCAATCATACGAAATGCAATAA